One Patescibacteria group bacterium genomic region harbors:
- a CDS encoding arginine deiminase family protein, whose product MKKNILMCAPKYFGIEYEINSWMHTNNEVNDDLVAKQWQDLYSIYKNKLGWNVNLIEPIKGLPDMVFATDCCLIKDGKILLSRFRYPERQPETAHFSRWLQGNGFTNTKQAENLFEGGGDNLLCGDKILAGHGFRSDIKAADEMREYFGCEVVSLKIIDPNFYHLDTSLAVLSDDTVAYYPGALDEDSQKKLKDAIPNIIEATLEEAKGFGLNAVSDGKTIITSDESHSLLDKYRLAGFVVIGTSILEFRKSGGGVKCLTLNLI is encoded by the coding sequence ATGAAAAAAAATATCCTAATGTGTGCACCGAAATACTTTGGCATCGAATATGAGATTAACTCTTGGATGCATACCAATAATGAGGTTAATGATGATTTGGTAGCAAAGCAGTGGCAAGATTTATATAGTATTTATAAAAATAAGCTTGGCTGGAATGTAAATCTTATTGAACCAATCAAGGGTTTACCGGACATGGTGTTTGCGACCGACTGCTGCCTTATAAAAGACGGCAAGATTCTCTTGAGTAGGTTTCGATACCCAGAGCGGCAGCCCGAGACAGCTCATTTTAGCAGGTGGCTACAGGGCAATGGCTTTACGAATACCAAACAGGCCGAAAATTTATTCGAGGGTGGAGGAGATAACTTACTGTGCGGAGATAAGATTCTGGCTGGGCATGGCTTTCGCTCGGACATCAAAGCTGCCGACGAAATGCGCGAATACTTTGGCTGTGAAGTGGTGAGCTTGAAGATTATAGATCCAAACTTCTATCATCTCGATACTTCGCTTGCAGTATTATCTGATGACACGGTGGCGTATTATCCTGGCGCACTCGATGAAGATAGCCAGAAAAAGCTAAAAGATGCAATACCTAACATTATCGAAGCCACTCTTGAGGAGGCCAAAGGCTTTGGCTTGAACGCCGTAAGCGATGGTAAAACCATCATTACTAGCGATGAATCGCACAGCTTACTCGATAAATACCGGCTTGCGGGGTTTGTGGTAATCGGAACATCAATACTGGAATTCCGAAAATCGGGTGGAGGAGTCAAGTGCTTAACACTAAATTTGATCTAA
- the murE gene encoding UDP-N-acetylmuramyl-tripeptide synthetase produces MKKTLKKVVQPIIPKSLINFFHYTESIAAAQKYKKPSEGMIVIGIVGSKGKTTTANMLWSILSADGNKVGLIGTANIRYGNKEEMNPYHMTLPGAFVTQKILAKMASMKCKYVVMEVPSEGQTQYRHVGINFDVLVFTNVTKELMAAHDFSMETLHKHNKRVFKHLTHSKRKTIDLARTPKMIIANTDNKHAKDYLIFQADKKLTFGTKADADYKITSLADTQSGISFDIDKSSYKVKILGKINAINAAGAIATASALGTNKKAISTGLSKLPTIPGRMEVIEGKQPFTVVVDYAHEQASMTALMESAKDIKPKSAKVITLLGAEGGGRDSAKRPAMGEICAKGSDIIILSNVDPYEDDPIDIINDIKKGALKAGAKEGKSMFIVPDRREGIRKALQLAKKDDLVLITGKGAEQSIVIGGKSSPWDDRKVVREELKSL; encoded by the coding sequence ATGAAAAAGACACTTAAAAAAGTTGTTCAGCCAATCATTCCCAAATCATTGATCAACTTTTTTCATTACACTGAATCCATTGCGGCTGCTCAGAAGTACAAAAAGCCTAGCGAAGGCATGATAGTTATTGGTATTGTCGGCAGCAAAGGCAAAACCACTACTGCCAATATGCTTTGGTCCATACTTAGTGCCGATGGCAATAAGGTTGGCCTAATCGGCACTGCAAACATTCGCTACGGCAACAAAGAAGAAATGAATCCCTACCATATGACTCTGCCCGGGGCGTTTGTCACTCAAAAGATCCTAGCCAAGATGGCTAGCATGAAATGCAAGTATGTGGTTATGGAAGTCCCCTCCGAGGGCCAGACTCAATATCGGCATGTTGGAATTAATTTTGATGTTTTGGTATTTACCAATGTCACCAAGGAACTAATGGCGGCACACGACTTTAGCATGGAAACTTTGCACAAACACAACAAGCGTGTGTTTAAGCACCTCACCCACTCCAAGCGAAAGACCATTGATCTTGCCCGCACCCCCAAGATGATTATCGCTAATACCGACAACAAGCACGCCAAAGATTATTTAATTTTCCAGGCAGATAAAAAGCTAACATTCGGAACCAAGGCCGATGCCGATTACAAAATTACTAGTCTAGCCGACACCCAAAGTGGAATTAGCTTTGACATCGACAAGTCCAGCTATAAGGTAAAGATATTAGGTAAAATAAACGCCATTAATGCTGCCGGTGCAATCGCTACCGCATCGGCCCTAGGTACTAACAAAAAAGCCATTTCTACAGGCCTGAGCAAGCTCCCAACCATACCTGGCCGCATGGAAGTTATTGAAGGCAAACAGCCCTTTACCGTGGTGGTCGATTACGCCCACGAGCAAGCCAGCATGACTGCACTTATGGAAAGTGCTAAAGATATCAAACCCAAAAGCGCTAAAGTCATTACCCTACTCGGTGCCGAAGGTGGTGGCCGCGATAGTGCCAAGCGCCCCGCAATGGGCGAAATCTGTGCCAAGGGTTCGGACATAATTATCTTAAGCAATGTCGACCCATACGAAGACGACCCGATAGACATTATTAATGACATCAAAAAAGGCGCCCTTAAGGCTGGTGCCAAAGAAGGCAAAAGTATGTTTATAGTCCCCGACCGCCGTGAAGGTATCCGCAAAGCCCTGCAGCTAGCCAAAAAAGATGATTTAGTTTTAATTACCGGCAAAGGCGCGGAACAATCAATTGTGATTGGTGGCAAATCCAGCCCTTGGGATGACAGAAAAGTTGTTCGCGAAGAATTAAAAAGCTTATAA
- a CDS encoding rhodanese-related sulfurtransferase — translation MSSNIFVLLYYKFTPLKDAKFEAKQHKLVCKGIGLKGRILIGDEGINGTVAGTRAQLNEYTEYMDKHPDFRGIVFKRSTAPKMPFPKMIVKYRSEIVTLGKDVDLKKTGKYLSPEQMHELFEQGEDVVMVDMRNNYEYEVGRFDGAIQPGTVKFYELPEKVKNLKIDKDKKVVTYCTGGIRCEKATALLAEEGFTDVYQLEGGIVKYLEKYPDGYFKGKNFVFDDRMVTNTDTKSGEKVLGTCTHCKKASDRYIDCAKPDCHQLFICCKGCDELHNGLCPAAIKDLAKK, via the coding sequence ATGTCGAGCAATATTTTTGTACTACTATATTATAAATTCACTCCGCTAAAAGATGCGAAGTTTGAAGCCAAACAGCACAAGCTAGTTTGCAAGGGGATTGGCCTGAAGGGCCGAATCCTTATTGGCGATGAAGGCATCAACGGAACCGTGGCTGGAACTCGCGCCCAGCTCAACGAATATACCGAATATATGGATAAGCACCCAGACTTTAGGGGTATTGTATTCAAGCGATCAACCGCACCAAAAATGCCGTTTCCGAAAATGATCGTTAAATACCGCTCAGAAATTGTGACGCTTGGAAAAGATGTGGATCTTAAAAAGACTGGCAAGTATCTTAGCCCCGAACAAATGCATGAGCTTTTCGAACAGGGCGAAGATGTGGTAATGGTGGATATGCGTAATAATTATGAGTACGAGGTGGGTAGGTTTGACGGTGCGATTCAGCCTGGTACGGTCAAGTTTTATGAGTTACCCGAAAAGGTTAAAAACCTCAAGATAGATAAAGATAAAAAGGTTGTAACTTATTGCACTGGTGGAATCCGCTGCGAAAAGGCCACAGCACTTCTTGCCGAAGAGGGTTTTACCGATGTTTACCAGCTCGAGGGCGGAATTGTAAAGTATCTCGAGAAGTATCCAGATGGTTACTTTAAGGGCAAAAACTTCGTGTTTGATGACCGAATGGTTACTAATACCGACACCAAAAGCGGCGAAAAGGTTTTAGGCACATGCACACATTGTAAAAAGGCGAGCGATCGCTACATTGATTGTGCCAAGCCAGACTGCCACCAGTTATTCATTTGCTGCAAGGGCTGCGACGAGTTGCATAATGGACTCTGCCCTGCAGCTATTAAGGATCTAGCAAAAAAATGA
- a CDS encoding sulfite exporter TauE/SafE family protein: MLELISFLFISLLAGMLTAFAPCVLPIVPVILGGSVASKDKNRPFIIVLSLFVSIIVFTLILKASTVLIGVPTAFWSYLSGSIIVLFGVSMALPMLWEKLQSRLGLYASSNKFLGKGYKKGGLVGAIMVGAALGPVFSSCSPVYLLILSVALPANFAKGLLYVMAYAFGLCLVLLLVAKFGQVLIRKFSWLEDPNGLFKRLLGVFLIIVGLAILAGLDRALQAWLIETGVYSTDLEQKLIK, from the coding sequence ATGCTAGAGCTAATTAGCTTCCTTTTTATATCGCTCTTAGCGGGGATGCTTACTGCATTTGCCCCTTGTGTACTACCTATTGTGCCGGTTATCTTAGGAGGTTCGGTGGCTAGCAAGGATAAAAACAGACCTTTTATTATTGTACTCTCGCTGTTTGTGTCAATTATAGTATTTACCTTAATACTCAAGGCCAGTACCGTCCTGATAGGCGTACCAACCGCATTCTGGAGCTACCTTTCGGGCTCAATCATTGTATTATTTGGTGTTTCAATGGCATTGCCTATGTTATGGGAAAAACTCCAATCACGATTAGGTCTCTATGCTAGTTCCAATAAGTTTCTCGGCAAAGGATACAAAAAGGGTGGTTTAGTAGGAGCAATTATGGTTGGAGCAGCGCTTGGGCCGGTATTTAGTAGCTGCAGCCCTGTATATTTATTAATACTATCAGTGGCATTACCCGCCAACTTCGCCAAGGGATTATTATATGTCATGGCCTATGCATTTGGTTTGTGTTTAGTACTTCTTCTGGTGGCTAAGTTTGGGCAGGTATTAATACGCAAGTTCAGCTGGCTAGAGGACCCTAATGGCTTATTCAAAAGACTCCTAGGGGTATTTCTGATAATAGTAGGGCTTGCGATACTCGCAGGCCTAGATAGGGCCCTGCAGGCTTGGCTAATAGAAACTGGAGTTTATTCGACAGACCTTGAGCAGAAGCTAATCAAGTAG
- a CDS encoding thioredoxin family protein, translating into MNKIKNILKRNKYALVAAFALLLLVGGFIVVSSSTNKPDPKDSNTISEGTISESPKSDEPIASSAKADSPGVYEQYDSSKLSKASDSSVVLFFNAKWCSECQKANASFSSNPIPNNLTILSVDYDKNIELRKKYGVTFQHTFVQVDSDGKLINKWSGSDTANEVASQIKS; encoded by the coding sequence ATGAATAAGATTAAAAATATTTTGAAGAGAAATAAATATGCCTTGGTGGCTGCATTTGCCCTGCTGTTATTGGTTGGGGGATTTATCGTTGTGAGTTCTAGCACCAATAAGCCAGATCCCAAAGACAGCAATACGATCTCTGAGGGCACCATTTCGGAATCGCCCAAATCCGATGAGCCAATAGCTAGTAGTGCTAAGGCCGATAGTCCTGGAGTATATGAGCAATATGACAGCTCGAAGTTATCCAAGGCTAGTGATTCTAGCGTGGTGTTGTTTTTTAATGCCAAATGGTGCTCCGAGTGTCAGAAAGCAAATGCGAGCTTTAGTAGTAACCCCATACCCAATAATCTTACAATCCTTAGCGTTGATTATGACAAGAACATCGAACTTAGAAAAAAATACGGCGTTACATTTCAGCACACTTTTGTCCAGGTAGATAGCGATGGGAAGCTAATAAATAAATGGTCTGGTAGTGATACTGCCAATGAAGTAGCCAGCCAAATAAAGAGCTGA
- the pyrH gene encoding UMP kinase has protein sequence MPESKFSRILLKLSGEALMGKAGSGLDDIVLDRFANDIVKARLEHDVEIAIVVGGGNFWRGAKHAEMDRSAADFCGMLATVINAIALKDRLEKLGQPTRVMTAIHMNQVAEPYIRGKAMRHLEKGRVVIFAGGTGNPFFTTDTAAALRAAEINADALLMAKNGVDGVYDSDPKLNSDAIKYDELDYLDIINNDLGVMDSTAATHAMGNDLPIVVFDGLKEGGLQEALCSPELGTIIT, from the coding sequence ATACCCGAGAGCAAGTTTAGCCGAATTCTACTCAAGCTAAGTGGTGAAGCACTTATGGGTAAGGCCGGTTCTGGGCTTGATGATATTGTCTTAGATAGATTTGCCAATGATATTGTCAAGGCTCGCCTTGAGCACGATGTTGAAATTGCAATAGTCGTTGGCGGGGGTAATTTCTGGCGCGGCGCCAAGCATGCTGAAATGGACCGTTCTGCTGCAGATTTTTGCGGGATGCTGGCAACAGTCATCAATGCAATTGCCTTGAAGGATCGCCTAGAAAAATTGGGGCAACCGACAAGGGTCATGACAGCAATCCATATGAACCAAGTTGCCGAGCCATATATTCGTGGTAAAGCAATGCGGCACCTGGAAAAAGGGCGAGTTGTTATTTTTGCTGGCGGGACTGGAAACCCGTTTTTCACAACTGATACCGCCGCGGCACTGCGCGCCGCAGAAATCAATGCAGACGCCCTGCTTATGGCAAAAAATGGCGTCGATGGTGTTTATGATTCAGATCCCAAGCTGAACTCTGACGCAATTAAGTATGATGAGCTTGATTACCTCGACATCATCAACAACGACCTTGGCGTTATGGACTCAACAGCCGCAACACATGCCATGGGTAACGATTTGCCAATTGTCGTCTTTGACGGGCTTAAAGAGGGCGGACTTCAGGAGGCTCTATGCAGCCCAGAATTGGGCACAATCATCACATGA
- a CDS encoding tRNA-dihydrouridine synthase — protein sequence MNHIWQNLKKSNQPFYVLAPMDDVTDTVFRQIVAKHAPADLMMTEFANADGYCSPGKQAISSRLKYEPIEGPVIAQIWGIDPKNYLTMAKDIKAMGFAGIDINMGCPVKDMIKKGACSAMIQNPSLAAEVIAATKEGAGSLPVSVKTRIGFDNIDTENWIGFLLEQKLDALIVHGRTRKEMSKVPAHWEEVAKSVQLRDNISPDTVVVGNGDILSRQEGDDKAMETGVDGIMIGRGVFHNLFVFDKIQADHNLAEMLGILLEHISLYQETWGDGKSFEPLKKFFKLYINGFDGSAQVRAKLMATHSAQEALDTIELILKKS from the coding sequence ATGAATCACATCTGGCAAAATCTAAAAAAATCAAATCAACCATTTTATGTTTTGGCTCCTATGGATGATGTGACCGATACGGTGTTTAGGCAAATTGTCGCAAAACACGCACCGGCTGATTTGATGATGACAGAATTTGCTAATGCAGATGGCTATTGTAGTCCCGGTAAGCAGGCGATCAGTAGCCGGCTCAAATACGAACCAATCGAAGGACCTGTTATTGCCCAAATATGGGGGATTGATCCAAAAAACTACCTCACGATGGCTAAAGATATTAAAGCTATGGGCTTTGCTGGGATTGATATAAATATGGGCTGTCCTGTTAAAGATATGATCAAAAAGGGTGCCTGTAGTGCCATGATCCAAAACCCTTCTCTGGCAGCTGAAGTTATCGCTGCCACCAAAGAAGGTGCAGGTAGCTTGCCTGTGAGTGTTAAAACCCGAATAGGATTTGATAATATTGATACCGAAAACTGGATTGGATTTTTATTAGAACAAAAACTGGATGCATTAATTGTTCATGGCAGAACGCGCAAAGAAATGAGCAAAGTCCCTGCTCATTGGGAAGAAGTAGCCAAGTCGGTACAACTACGGGACAATATATCTCCCGATACTGTGGTTGTTGGTAACGGCGATATTCTGAGCCGTCAAGAAGGTGATGATAAGGCTATGGAAACCGGTGTCGATGGCATTATGATTGGCCGAGGGGTATTCCATAATTTATTCGTATTCGACAAAATTCAAGCAGACCATAATCTAGCTGAGATGCTAGGTATTTTGCTGGAGCATATTAGCCTTTATCAAGAAACTTGGGGAGATGGCAAGTCTTTTGAGCCACTTAAAAAATTCTTCAAGCTCTATATCAATGGATTCGACGGTTCGGCCCAAGTTCGAGCCAAACTAATGGCGACTCATTCAGCCCAAGAGGCCCTCGATACAATAGAATTAATCCTGAAAAAGAGTTAG
- a CDS encoding nicotianamine synthase family protein has translation MKNSLYNNFKSDIEEITTELCNAEKSPVIFLSKDFATLIERLEHIVRDPQYNELSRELLNTAHFRNLAHQTRRIYELFEVFLETSTYLDVLAGGRDFLKDQFIGRTFEFAQKESLEAGFNAESKVIFIGGGPFPETAIAYSKQNNCEITVLDNNAEAVVLSTKIISELGLDKNIKIRYCDASEHDYSGYTHIVMAALARPKQAILRQICDTMHVDAVVVCRSVEGLREFIYEPANDDLLEHFTQQSKVYGDDKTIVHSLILKKYSNHSHYLA, from the coding sequence ATGAAAAATAGTCTTTATAATAATTTCAAATCTGACATCGAAGAAATCACCACCGAGCTATGTAATGCCGAAAAGTCCCCAGTGATTTTTTTAAGTAAAGATTTTGCCACTCTAATAGAGCGTCTTGAGCATATCGTTCGAGATCCTCAGTACAATGAACTTTCAAGAGAGCTTTTAAACACGGCTCACTTTCGTAATCTAGCTCATCAGACCAGGCGCATTTACGAACTTTTCGAGGTTTTTTTAGAGACATCTACCTATCTGGATGTACTTGCTGGCGGTAGAGACTTTCTCAAAGACCAATTCATCGGTCGTACTTTTGAGTTTGCCCAAAAGGAATCCCTCGAAGCTGGTTTTAATGCCGAATCAAAAGTTATATTTATCGGTGGTGGGCCATTTCCCGAAACTGCGATTGCTTATAGCAAACAGAATAATTGTGAAATCACTGTCCTAGATAATAATGCCGAAGCTGTTGTTCTATCGACCAAAATAATATCGGAGCTCGGCCTAGATAAGAATATTAAAATTAGATATTGTGATGCTTCCGAGCATGACTACTCGGGCTATACTCATATAGTTATGGCGGCCTTAGCCAGGCCAAAGCAAGCGATCTTGCGTCAAATATGCGATACCATGCATGTTGATGCGGTAGTGGTGTGTCGTAGCGTCGAAGGGCTAAGAGAGTTTATTTATGAGCCAGCCAACGACGATTTGCTAGAACATTTTACCCAGCAGAGCAAGGTCTACGGCGACGACAAGACTATAGTGCATAGCTTAATACTTAAAAAATATTCCAATCATTCCCATTATTTAGCCTAG
- a CDS encoding LCP family protein yields MQYKDPESKSKSKASKHDTKPDFVYDPDNKDQNNSDEESLLASQLDPMGKEDQIIDPKLEKRARRRKKAKRIILFVLLFIFLAGGGAFAYLFSRANKISTNPFNFSTKLKGESEGRVNILLLGVGDPGHDGETLADTNMVVSLDTKNNKVAMISVPRDTRVFIPSEGYVKINNAHAIGQAKTPPKGIELAQKTVEDTLGIPIQYYVRANFSGLKDAVDAVGGIEVDVKEPLNDPEYPCDKNQYKSCGFKISAGPTKMDGSTALKYARCRKGTCGDDFGRAIRQQEVLQAVRTKAVSSETLTDPKKLASLIDAAANNITTNMSLSEIQRAYELSKKVPTENITSIVFSTNPNGFLKQDPSSSDLLPVGGNFDEIKKFVKEIFTVGALWSEDAKIIVENGTATVGLAGKFEAKLANAGVPIQILAIQNATTKDYSTSQIIDYSGGKKPQTIKYLEDLLGVKATLPAEASKSTGSQDITVILGSDYADKVSQTGTASE; encoded by the coding sequence ATGCAATATAAAGATCCCGAGTCAAAATCAAAGTCAAAGGCTTCTAAGCATGACACTAAGCCTGATTTTGTATATGACCCAGACAACAAGGACCAAAATAACAGCGATGAGGAGAGCCTGCTGGCAAGCCAACTTGATCCCATGGGAAAAGAAGACCAAATTATAGACCCCAAATTAGAAAAGCGCGCCAGAAGACGCAAAAAAGCCAAACGCATAATATTATTCGTTTTGCTTTTTATATTCTTAGCTGGCGGTGGAGCTTTTGCCTACCTATTTAGTAGAGCTAACAAAATTAGTACCAACCCCTTCAATTTCTCTACAAAACTTAAGGGCGAATCTGAAGGCCGAGTGAATATCCTCTTGCTGGGAGTGGGCGACCCTGGGCACGACGGAGAGACATTAGCCGACACGAACATGGTAGTAAGCCTAGACACCAAAAATAACAAAGTAGCCATGATTAGTGTCCCCCGCGATACACGCGTCTTCATACCATCAGAGGGCTATGTAAAAATAAATAATGCGCATGCCATAGGCCAAGCCAAGACTCCCCCCAAGGGTATCGAACTGGCACAAAAGACTGTCGAGGATACCCTTGGAATACCTATCCAATACTATGTCAGAGCTAATTTCTCTGGCCTAAAAGATGCCGTCGATGCCGTTGGAGGAATAGAGGTAGATGTTAAGGAGCCCCTAAATGACCCCGAGTACCCCTGTGATAAAAACCAATATAAAAGCTGCGGATTTAAAATCAGTGCCGGACCCACCAAGATGGACGGCTCAACTGCTCTAAAATATGCCCGTTGCCGAAAAGGAACTTGTGGCGATGATTTCGGACGCGCTATAAGGCAGCAAGAAGTCTTGCAGGCAGTGCGCACCAAAGCAGTAAGCTCGGAAACACTGACTGATCCAAAAAAGCTGGCATCCCTTATTGATGCAGCCGCAAACAACATAACTACCAACATGAGCCTAAGTGAAATACAGAGAGCCTATGAACTTAGCAAAAAGGTGCCAACTGAAAACATAACCAGCATTGTATTCTCAACCAACCCAAATGGCTTCCTTAAGCAGGATCCAAGCAGCAGTGATTTGCTTCCTGTCGGTGGTAACTTCGATGAAATTAAAAAATTCGTAAAGGAAATATTTACTGTGGGGGCTCTTTGGTCCGAGGATGCTAAAATAATTGTAGAAAATGGCACTGCAACAGTCGGCCTGGCTGGCAAATTCGAAGCGAAGTTAGCAAATGCAGGTGTGCCAATCCAGATACTAGCTATACAGAATGCAACCACCAAAGACTACTCGACTAGCCAGATAATAGACTACTCTGGTGGCAAGAAGCCCCAAACGATAAAGTATCTCGAAGACCTCCTGGGAGTTAAGGCTACACTTCCCGCAGAAGCAAGTAAATCTACTGGCAGCCAAGATATAACGGTGATACTGGGTAGCGACTATGCAGACAAAGTATCCCAGACAGGAACTGCTTCAGAGTAG
- a CDS encoding DUF308 domain-containing protein yields the protein MDIVTTPTRNSLIARSIANVIFGSLILLFPGITLAVLAVAFAINILIVGLFMLFEPAFDSTNKHALLTVISGLLAIGAGVYVLSRPLAGVVILSIIIAAWALLYGLMDLFIGFKLSENKLQGSWIYILIGILSLMFAVYLAFNPLEGSLALVGVVGIYSLLIGFIFGFQAFKIKPEKAIKAKTTTPKTSGPIKKPAKKIVRKTSK from the coding sequence ATGGACATCGTAACAACCCCGACCCGTAATTCGCTCATAGCCAGGTCGATAGCTAATGTAATTTTCGGATCCCTAATACTGCTATTCCCCGGGATAACGCTAGCAGTGCTAGCGGTGGCATTTGCTATTAATATACTCATTGTTGGGCTCTTCATGCTCTTCGAACCAGCTTTTGACTCAACCAATAAGCATGCCCTACTAACTGTTATATCAGGCCTACTAGCGATTGGGGCGGGAGTTTATGTGCTATCAAGGCCGCTAGCCGGAGTTGTTATCTTGAGTATTATAATTGCTGCTTGGGCGCTACTATATGGGCTCATGGATCTATTTATAGGTTTCAAACTTTCTGAAAATAAGCTTCAGGGGTCCTGGATATATATTCTCATTGGTATATTATCTCTGATGTTTGCTGTATACCTAGCATTTAACCCTCTTGAAGGTAGCTTGGCGCTAGTGGGCGTTGTAGGTATATACTCACTTTTAATTGGATTTATTTTTGGCTTCCAGGCCTTCAAGATAAAGCCAGAGAAGGCAATAAAAGCTAAGACAACTACTCCTAAAACATCCGGACCCATCAAAAAACCAGCCAAGAAAATCGTCAGGAAAACCTCCAAATAA
- a CDS encoding Bax inhibitor-1/YccA family protein: protein METKVVKPQSEHIDTFSNYLSGIFAWMFAGLSISGAIGYIISQSGDSIKLLFLNPISFLIIIVLQLGLVVFLSARATKLSANTARLAFLGYALTVGITLSTIFLTYTSTSIMRVFFIAGSMFLVMAIIGYTTKVDLSKIGTILLMGLFGIIIATVVNFFLNSNALQMAVSYIGVVIFLGLTAYDIQKIKSIYSQFGSAGNMAILGALSLYLDFLNLFLFLLRIFGAGKD, encoded by the coding sequence ATGGAAACCAAGGTTGTAAAGCCTCAATCAGAACACATAGATACATTTAGCAACTATTTATCAGGGATATTTGCCTGGATGTTTGCAGGCTTATCGATAAGTGGGGCTATAGGCTATATAATCTCCCAAAGTGGCGACTCAATCAAATTGCTATTTTTAAACCCGATATCGTTTCTGATAATAATTGTATTACAGCTAGGATTAGTAGTTTTCTTGAGTGCTAGGGCTACCAAATTGAGTGCCAACACAGCTAGGCTAGCTTTTTTAGGCTATGCACTAACCGTAGGCATAACTCTTTCTACGATATTTTTGACCTACACCTCGACTTCCATAATGAGAGTATTCTTCATAGCTGGGAGTATGTTTCTAGTTATGGCAATAATTGGCTACACTACCAAGGTAGATCTAAGTAAAATTGGTACGATCCTGCTGATGGGCCTATTTGGCATTATAATCGCGACAGTAGTGAATTTTTTTCTAAATTCAAATGCCCTCCAGATGGCGGTTTCTTACATTGGCGTAGTAATATTTCTAGGGCTTACAGCCTACGATATACAAAAAATTAAGTCTATCTATAGCCAATTCGGTAGCGCTGGCAATATGGCTATTCTTGGTGCTCTAAGCCTCTACCTCGATTTCTTAAATCTTTTCTTGTTCTTGCTCAGGATTTTTGGAGCAGGTAAAGACTAG
- a CDS encoding DUF308 domain-containing protein, whose protein sequence is MDVIVMPSKKSLLLRSIVNIIVGLIIVAWPAATLVVLVYAFAINILIIGIATLFEPVFNKSSHSNIGAVILGVIGIAAGIYLIARPVVTGEIIALLIAFWAILFGITDLYIGFTSKTKEGGSLLFILAGVISLIFGIYVLNSPLETILSLIFVIGLYSIIVGAVLGCVGLFFYPAAKKSSKA, encoded by the coding sequence ATGGATGTAATTGTTATGCCGTCAAAAAAGAGTTTACTGCTAAGATCCATTGTAAATATAATTGTAGGATTAATAATTGTTGCCTGGCCAGCAGCGACACTTGTCGTGCTAGTTTATGCTTTCGCTATCAATATACTAATTATTGGTATTGCAACACTATTTGAGCCTGTATTTAATAAATCTAGCCACAGCAACATTGGTGCCGTTATACTAGGAGTAATAGGAATCGCTGCAGGTATATACCTGATTGCAAGACCAGTCGTCACGGGCGAAATAATTGCGCTTCTGATTGCTTTCTGGGCTATCTTGTTCGGCATTACAGACCTCTATATTGGCTTTACCAGTAAGACAAAAGAAGGTGGGAGTCTTCTATTCATACTCGCCGGTGTTATATCCTTGATATTTGGAATATATGTACTAAACAGCCCGCTCGAAACAATCCTGTCTCTAATTTTTGTTATCGGATTATACAGCATTATCGTAGGTGCTGTACTCGGCTGTGTAGGCCTGTTCTTTTACCCAGCAGCAAAAAAATCTTCCAAAGCTTAG